In Capillimicrobium parvum, a genomic segment contains:
- the cysC gene encoding adenylyl-sulfate kinase, which yields MPGPATNGNLEALTTVAASAGLLRLATAGSVDDGKSTLIGRLLYDSKALFEDQLAQIAEASKRRHGDDGTVDLALLTDGLRAEREQGITIDVAYRYFATPKRTFIIADTPGHVRYTRNMVTGASTADLAIVLIDARNGVVQQSRRHAFISSLLRIPHLVVCVNKMDLVEHDEAVFNAIVEDFTSFASKLEITDITFIPISALNGDNVVDRSTNMDWYGGPPLLYHLEHVHIASDRNLIDPRFPVQWVVRPGDAQGEQHDYRGYSGQVAGGVLRKGDDVVVLPSGATSRIAGIDSFADEVAEAFPPMSVTLRLEDDIDISRGDMIARPHNHPVVSRELDAIVCWMSEEPLQQGNRYVLKHTTKTVRAVADQLLHRIDVDTLHRDENAKSLDLNEIGRLRLRTSAPLAFDAYRRNRATGGFILVDEASNETLAAGMLLDPDEPVSALEMETTAVAPRSSNVRWEPNKLAREARWEALGHGGATVWMTGLPSSGKSTVAGGLEQRLVEAGIPAYRLDGDNLRHGLNGNLGFSATDRAENVRRTAQAARLLADAGVVAIVSLVSPYAADRQAAKAIHEEAGLDFVEVFVDTPPEECERRDTKGLYAKARAGEITGFTGVDDPYERPESPDIVLLPDDSDPIGALLVALEDLGVRTTRGS from the coding sequence ATGCCCGGCCCGGCCACCAACGGCAACCTCGAAGCGCTCACGACGGTCGCGGCCAGCGCGGGCCTGCTGCGCCTGGCGACCGCGGGCAGCGTCGACGACGGCAAGTCGACGCTCATCGGGCGGCTGCTCTATGACTCCAAGGCGCTGTTCGAGGATCAGCTCGCGCAGATCGCCGAGGCGTCCAAGCGCCGGCACGGCGACGACGGCACGGTCGACCTGGCGCTGCTGACCGACGGCCTGCGCGCCGAGCGCGAGCAGGGCATCACGATCGACGTCGCCTACCGCTACTTCGCGACGCCGAAGCGCACGTTCATCATCGCCGACACGCCGGGCCACGTCCGCTACACGCGCAACATGGTCACGGGCGCGTCGACCGCCGACCTGGCGATCGTGCTCATCGACGCCCGCAACGGCGTCGTGCAGCAGTCGCGGCGCCACGCGTTCATCAGCTCGCTGCTGCGCATCCCGCACCTCGTGGTGTGCGTGAACAAGATGGACCTCGTCGAGCACGACGAGGCCGTCTTCAACGCGATCGTCGAGGACTTCACCTCGTTCGCGTCCAAGCTCGAGATCACCGACATCACGTTCATCCCGATCTCGGCGCTCAACGGCGACAACGTCGTGGACCGCAGCACGAACATGGACTGGTACGGCGGCCCGCCGCTGCTCTACCACCTCGAGCACGTCCACATCGCGTCGGACCGCAACCTCATCGACCCCCGCTTCCCGGTCCAGTGGGTCGTGCGCCCGGGCGACGCCCAGGGCGAGCAGCACGACTATCGCGGGTACTCCGGCCAGGTCGCGGGCGGCGTCCTGCGCAAGGGCGACGACGTCGTCGTGCTACCGTCGGGCGCGACGTCGCGCATCGCCGGCATCGACTCGTTCGCGGACGAGGTCGCCGAGGCGTTCCCGCCGATGAGCGTGACGCTGCGCCTCGAGGACGACATCGACATCTCCCGCGGCGACATGATCGCGCGGCCGCACAACCACCCGGTCGTCTCGCGCGAGCTCGACGCGATCGTGTGCTGGATGAGCGAGGAGCCGTTGCAGCAGGGCAACCGCTATGTCCTCAAGCACACGACGAAGACCGTGCGCGCGGTGGCCGACCAGTTGCTGCATCGCATCGACGTCGACACCCTGCACCGCGACGAGAACGCCAAGAGCCTCGACCTCAACGAGATCGGGCGCCTGCGGCTGCGCACCAGCGCGCCGCTGGCGTTCGACGCCTACCGGCGCAACCGCGCGACCGGCGGGTTCATCCTCGTCGACGAGGCCAGCAACGAGACCCTCGCCGCGGGCATGCTCCTCGATCCCGACGAGCCGGTCTCGGCGCTCGAGATGGAGACGACGGCGGTCGCGCCGCGCAGCTCCAACGTGCGCTGGGAGCCGAACAAGCTCGCCCGCGAGGCGCGGTGGGAGGCGCTCGGCCACGGCGGCGCGACAGTCTGGATGACCGGCCTGCCGTCGTCGGGCAAGTCGACCGTCGCGGGCGGGCTCGAGCAGCGTCTCGTCGAGGCCGGCATCCCCGCCTACCGCCTCGACGGCGACAACCTGCGCCACGGGCTCAACGGCAACCTCGGCTTCAGCGCGACCGACCGGGCGGAGAACGTCCGGCGCACCGCGCAGGCCGCGCGCCTGCTCGCCGACGCCGGGGTCGTCGCGATCGTCTCGCTCGTCAGCCCCTACGCCGCCGACCGCCAGGCCGCCAAGGCGATCCACGAGGAGGCCGGGCTGGACTTCGTCGAGGTGTTCGTCGACACGCCGCCCGAGGAATGCGAGCGCCGCGACACCAAGGGCCTGTACGCGAAGGCGCGCGCCGGCGAGATCACCGGGTTCACCGGCGTCGACGACCCGTACGAGCGCCCGGAGAGCCCGGACATCGTGCTGCTGCCCGACGACAGCGACCCGATCGGAGCGCTGCTCGTCGCCCTCGAGGACCTCGGCGTCCGGACGACGCGCGGCTCCTGA
- a CDS encoding acetyl-CoA carboxylase biotin carboxylase subunit, whose amino-acid sequence MFEKVLVANRGEIALRVIRALEELGIASVAVYSEIDRDALHVARADEAYLLGGPTAAESYLNVDKLMEVIRESGAQAVHPGYGFLAENAPFARACEEAGIVFIGPPASAIDAMGSKTRAREIMQAAGVPIVPGTTEPVDTVDDARKLIDKQIGYPVAIKAAGGGGGKGFRVALSEDELEKAFEGAAREGEKFFSDATVYIERYLPDPRHVEVQVLADTHGNVIHLGERDCSIQRRHQKLIEEAPAPVVDDEMRARIGKIATDAARAVDYRGAGTIEGLYQDGEYFFLEMNTRVQVEHCVTEMVTGIDIVKEGIRAAAGEPLSVSQDEVVLRGHAIECRINAEDASRNFAPAPGRIGAYKEPSGPGVRVDSGVGEGGEVSPMYDPMVAKLIVWDADREQATRRMLRALGEYEIEGLTTLVPFHEAIMASEQWANAETCRDLVEDKAWLKSLAAEKALVDDSEDGEKLEQTYTVEVSGKRFDVKVIGPPFAGGGGGAAPAASANGKKPARSARARSGGGGAGGDTLASPMQGNIFKVLVEAGQTVEEGAMIAIIEAMKMENEITAHKAGVIAELPIKVGDAVTSGATLAVIKDAE is encoded by the coding sequence ATGTTCGAAAAGGTCCTCGTCGCCAACCGGGGCGAGATAGCGCTGCGGGTCATCCGGGCGCTGGAAGAGCTCGGCATCGCATCCGTCGCGGTGTACTCGGAGATCGATCGCGACGCGCTGCACGTCGCGCGCGCCGACGAGGCCTACCTGCTGGGCGGCCCGACCGCCGCCGAGTCGTATCTGAACGTCGACAAGCTGATGGAGGTCATCCGCGAGTCGGGCGCGCAGGCCGTGCATCCCGGCTACGGCTTCCTCGCCGAGAACGCGCCGTTCGCGCGGGCGTGCGAGGAGGCGGGGATCGTCTTCATCGGCCCGCCCGCGAGCGCGATCGACGCGATGGGCTCCAAGACGCGGGCCCGGGAGATCATGCAGGCCGCCGGGGTGCCGATCGTGCCGGGCACGACCGAGCCGGTCGACACGGTCGACGACGCGCGCAAGCTGATCGACAAGCAGATCGGCTACCCCGTGGCGATCAAGGCCGCGGGCGGCGGCGGCGGCAAGGGCTTCCGGGTGGCGCTGAGCGAGGACGAGCTCGAGAAGGCGTTCGAGGGCGCGGCGCGCGAGGGCGAGAAGTTCTTCTCCGACGCGACGGTGTACATCGAGCGCTACCTCCCCGACCCGCGCCACGTCGAGGTGCAGGTCCTCGCCGACACGCACGGCAACGTGATCCATCTCGGCGAGCGCGACTGCTCCATCCAGCGTCGCCACCAGAAGCTGATCGAGGAGGCGCCGGCGCCGGTCGTCGACGACGAGATGCGCGCGCGGATCGGCAAGATCGCCACCGACGCGGCGCGCGCGGTCGACTACCGCGGCGCGGGGACGATCGAGGGCCTCTACCAGGACGGCGAGTACTTCTTCCTGGAGATGAACACCCGGGTGCAGGTCGAGCACTGCGTCACCGAGATGGTGACCGGGATCGACATCGTCAAGGAGGGCATCCGGGCGGCGGCGGGCGAGCCGCTGAGCGTCTCGCAGGACGAGGTGGTGCTGCGCGGGCACGCGATCGAGTGCCGCATCAACGCAGAGGACGCGTCGAGGAACTTCGCGCCCGCACCGGGGCGGATCGGCGCCTACAAGGAGCCGTCCGGACCCGGCGTGCGGGTGGACTCCGGCGTCGGCGAGGGCGGCGAGGTCTCGCCGATGTACGACCCGATGGTCGCCAAGCTCATCGTCTGGGACGCCGATCGCGAGCAGGCGACGCGGCGGATGCTGCGCGCGCTGGGCGAGTACGAGATCGAGGGCCTGACGACCCTGGTCCCCTTCCACGAGGCGATCATGGCCTCCGAGCAGTGGGCGAACGCCGAGACCTGCCGCGACCTCGTCGAGGACAAGGCGTGGTTGAAGTCCCTGGCCGCCGAGAAGGCGCTGGTCGACGACTCGGAGGACGGCGAGAAGCTCGAGCAGACCTACACCGTCGAGGTCTCCGGCAAGCGCTTCGACGTCAAGGTCATCGGACCGCCGTTCGCCGGCGGTGGGGGCGGCGCCGCGCCGGCGGCGAGCGCGAACGGCAAGAAGCCGGCGCGCTCGGCCCGCGCGCGCTCGGGCGGCGGCGGAGCCGGCGGCGACACGCTCGCCTCGCCGATGCAGGGCAACATCTTCAAGGTCCTCGTCGAGGCCGGCCAGACCGTCGAGGAGGGCGCGATGATCGCGATCATCGAGGCGATGAAGATGGAGAACGAGATCACGGCCCACAAGGCGGGGGTCATCGCCGAGCTGCCGATCAAGGTCGGCGACGCGGTCACCAGCGGCGCGACGCTCGCGGTGATCAAGGACGCCGAGTAG
- a CDS encoding DUF4442 domain-containing protein, with product MDFEAIRGGMAQAIPFNTHVGLEIVEVAAGRGVVRLPDDQRLRNHVGSQHAGAMFAAGEAASGAAFAGAFIEEIADIEPLARGARIDYRKIARGPITATGRLKQSHDGLLARLRDEGSVRFAVEVELTNGAGDVVAEMTVDWHITKRS from the coding sequence ATGGACTTCGAGGCGATCCGCGGCGGGATGGCGCAGGCGATCCCCTTCAACACGCACGTGGGCCTGGAGATCGTCGAGGTCGCGGCGGGGCGGGGCGTCGTCCGGCTGCCCGACGACCAGCGGTTGCGCAACCACGTCGGCTCCCAGCACGCCGGGGCGATGTTCGCGGCCGGAGAGGCGGCGTCCGGCGCGGCGTTCGCCGGGGCGTTCATCGAGGAGATCGCCGACATCGAGCCGCTCGCTCGCGGCGCACGGATCGACTACCGCAAGATCGCCCGCGGCCCCATCACCGCGACCGGCCGCCTGAAGCAGAGCCACGACGGCCTGCTCGCCCGGCTGCGCGACGAGGGCTCGGTGCGCTTCGCGGTCGAGGTTGAGCTCACCAACGGCGCCGGCGACGTCGTCGCCGAGATGACGGTCGACTGGCACATCACGAAGCGGTCATGA
- a CDS encoding GNAT family N-acetyltransferase, translating to MSGVRTWLAEPHEAEPVARLLVAFRNHLAPGVPTPAPGSQGGLAAPAGGRRALEGSPGVPTPAPGSQGGLAAPAGGRRAPERSPWPSDNAILAAVERLMEDPQTEYLLAARDGDSPPAGVIQLRYRFSVWTAAPDCWLEDLFVSAEARRSGCGAALVSLALERAALRGCRRIELDTNEDNEPALALYRRMGFSEHSKTSGARDLFLGRRIEPAAD from the coding sequence ATGAGCGGCGTCCGCACCTGGCTGGCCGAGCCGCACGAGGCCGAGCCGGTCGCGCGGCTGCTCGTCGCGTTCCGCAACCACCTCGCACCAGGGGTGCCGACGCCGGCCCCCGGCTCGCAAGGTGGGCTTGCGGCCCCTGCCGGCGGGAGGCGGGCCCTCGAGGGATCACCAGGGGTGCCGACGCCGGCCCCCGGCTCGCAAGGTGGGCTTGCGGCCCCTGCCGGCGGGAGGCGGGCCCCCGAGCGTTCTCCCTGGCCGTCGGACAACGCGATCCTCGCGGCGGTCGAGCGTCTCATGGAGGACCCCCAGACCGAGTACCTCCTCGCCGCGCGCGACGGGGACTCGCCGCCCGCCGGAGTCATCCAGCTGCGCTACCGCTTCAGCGTGTGGACCGCGGCCCCGGACTGCTGGCTCGAGGACCTCTTCGTCAGCGCGGAGGCCCGGCGCAGCGGCTGCGGCGCAGCGCTCGTCTCCCTGGCCCTGGAGCGGGCGGCGCTGCGCGGCTGCCGGCGCATCGAGCTCGACACGAACGAGGACAACGAGCCCGCGCTCGCGCTCTACCGGCGCATGGGCTTCTCGGAGCACTCGAAGACGAGCGGCGCGCGGGACCTCTTCCTCGGCCGCCGGATCGAGCCGGCGGCGGACTGA
- a CDS encoding collagen-like protein: MSRVRRLLAPLIALAVAVAVAVAGPAGAASAATPAPTAATAAGSASAATPAPTAAAPAGSASAATPAPTAAAPAGSVTATVKTRICVRTKTKRARVVRVTERCRRGELRLTWKRYRELASSSAASGDAGPQGVPGPDGLTGPQGPAGPAGTPGAPGAPGGKGDRGDTGARGEAGPAGPQGATGPSDIYTTTGSTGAAGPVEDTRATLNLPAGSYLLLGQAQAFSSSELGLFFVRCRIRDRGARVVENGATIDDDHTDVATGAQPDMANIVLIAPLVTTGGAVTLHCQGLLGVPLVGNVGLTAIRTGALHP, encoded by the coding sequence ATGTCCCGTGTCCGGCGCCTGCTCGCCCCCTTGATCGCCCTTGCCGTGGCCGTGGCCGTGGCCGTGGCCGGGCCCGCCGGCGCCGCGTCCGCCGCCACGCCGGCGCCGACCGCCGCCACGGCCGCCGGCTCCGCGTCGGCCGCGACGCCGGCACCGACTGCCGCCGCGCCCGCCGGCTCCGCGTCGGCCGCGACGCCGGCACCGACCGCCGCCGCGCCCGCCGGCTCCGTCACGGCCACCGTGAAGACGCGGATCTGCGTGCGCACGAAGACGAAGCGCGCGCGGGTCGTGCGCGTGACGGAGCGCTGCCGGCGCGGCGAGCTGCGGCTCACGTGGAAGCGCTACCGCGAGCTGGCCTCGTCGTCGGCCGCCTCCGGCGACGCGGGGCCGCAGGGCGTGCCCGGGCCGGATGGTCTGACCGGGCCGCAGGGTCCCGCCGGTCCCGCCGGGACGCCCGGTGCGCCGGGCGCCCCGGGCGGGAAGGGCGATCGCGGCGACACGGGCGCTCGCGGCGAGGCCGGCCCGGCCGGCCCTCAGGGCGCTACGGGCCCCAGCGACATCTACACCACGACGGGCAGCACCGGCGCGGCGGGCCCCGTCGAGGACACGCGCGCGACCCTGAACCTCCCCGCCGGCTCCTACCTCCTGCTGGGCCAGGCCCAGGCGTTCTCCTCGAGCGAGCTCGGCCTGTTCTTCGTCCGCTGCCGCATCCGCGACCGCGGCGCGCGCGTCGTCGAGAACGGCGCGACGATCGACGATGACCACACCGACGTCGCGACCGGCGCCCAGCCCGACATGGCGAACATCGTGCTCATCGCCCCGCTCGTCACCACCGGCGGAGCAGTGACGCTGCACTGCCAGGGTCTGCTCGGCGTGCCGCTCGTCGGCAACGTCGGCCTCACGGCGATCCGCACGGGCGCGCTGCACCCGTAG
- a CDS encoding VOC family protein produces MSLINHVAVEMPRSLTEETVAFYELLGFERVSPPESLLDIAAWVRSGEQTIHLLYVEDPVVPPRGHIAIVRADYEGTVARLEAAGHSYRRHEVHWGSPRGYATDPVGHMIEVMEFPPPL; encoded by the coding sequence ATGAGCCTGATCAACCACGTGGCGGTCGAGATGCCGCGCTCGCTGACCGAGGAGACCGTCGCGTTCTACGAGCTGCTCGGGTTCGAGCGTGTGTCGCCGCCGGAGTCGCTGCTCGACATCGCCGCGTGGGTGCGCTCCGGGGAGCAGACCATCCACTTGCTGTACGTCGAGGATCCCGTGGTGCCGCCGAGGGGGCACATCGCGATCGTGCGGGCGGACTACGAGGGGACCGTCGCGCGCCTGGAGGCGGCCGGCCATTCGTACCGGCGCCACGAGGTGCACTGGGGCTCGCCGCGCGGCTACGCGACCGATCCGGTCGGCCACATGATCGAGGTCATGGAGTTCCCCCCGCCACTGTAG